Below is a genomic region from Granulicella sibirica.
CACAACAACCCCAATATTGCGCCGAGTTGACACGGTCACTCCATATCAGGCCAATGCACTCAGCGATAGGCAGCTCAGACGCACGCTTTCTGAAATCCTCAGTCTCTACGGCAAAGGCCCATCTCTGTAGCTGCGACGTTAGCGGCTCTCGACCTGCGCAAGAAGAAAATCATCGATGAATGGAGGAATATGCTTGTTTTGAGCATCAGGCGTATGCGTCGCAGTTCAAGACGATTGAAGAGTGGCCAAGAAATGCATCAGATCGTTTTCTTTGACCCAATCGCCCTTCCCATGTACAAAATTCAGCTTGTCGAGCTGCTTTCCAAATCGCTCTGGGGCAGAGACAGGTAGTGCCCAATCGATCCAAATCCAGCCTGACCCATATAAGCTGCGAGCGCAGGCAGCGGTCGATTGAGTCCCACTCCAGCTTCAATCCAAGCAGTGATCCGGTGAACAGCAAAGATGACTTGGAGATCATCGAGCCGAGGCTGATATACGCCTGATGCCTAGTCCATTTCGCGGCGAGTTTCGTCGAAACCTGATGAGTTATAACTACCCATTCAGGCAGAGAGCCCACCGGGAACGCCATCTTGCCGCTCCTTTTTTGGAAGAGCGCAACGAGTATCTAAACCACCTTTTGCAACGCGGCACCAGCGTGCCGCGAGTCCAGTCGATCAGCCGAACTCTGCTAAGCGTCATTCATTTTCTCCGACTGGACACCGATTCTGCGGTGACTGTGCATGCGATTGACGATGCGACAAAGCAGTGGAAGGAGAGCATTGAAAAATCTGCTAAACGAAAGGTCTCCTCGGTCTCGTTCGACGATTTCAGAAGGGCGGCGATCAATTGGATGCAGTATCGCAACCTTCTCATTGAAACTCCGAAGCCATCAACGCCTTACGGCGATCTCCTCCCGAACTACATCTTCCATATCAAGGTGACGCGCGGTATGACGGCGGGTAGCGTCAAAAACTACTACCACCGAGTCTTATGGTTCTTGCGGTGGGCCGAGGCACGGCGCGAGGTGTTCGCTGACATTACGCTTCAGGACGTCGAGCAATACATCGCGGAAGATTGCGTACCTAAGGTGAAGCTGAGGACGGTCGTGTCCTGTTGCGGCGCTTTACGCACGTTCTTTCGTTATGCGGAACGAGAAGGTTTGACCGCAAACCGGATCGCAACTGGCATCATCGTTCCGTCTGTACCGAGATACGATCCCAACCCGCGAGGTCCGCGTTGGCGTGAGGTACGCATGATGATTAGCGCGGCCTCTGGAGAAAAATCGACCGATCTCCGAGCAAGGGCCATATTGCTACTGCTCTCCGTATACGGATTGCGCAGCAGTGAAGTAACAAGACTGTCAGTCGATGACATTGATTGGTTTGACGAAAGCATTTTGATACGCAGAGCCAAGCATGGAGGAAGCCAGCGATTCCCGCTGCAATACGAAGTCGGAGACGCGATCTTGCGGTATCTAAGACAAGGCAGACCAGCTTGCGAGTGCCGAAGTCTCTTTGTGACGGTTCATACTCCCTTTCGAGCTATTCCTGTAGGTGCTCTGCTGACGATGGTGCGAAGACGAGCGGCAGCCCTTGGAATCAAATCACCGCAACCCGGACCCCGCGGCTTGCGTCACTCGTGCGCGACACAGCTCTTGCACAAAGGCCATTCATTGGCCGAGATTTCCGACTTCCTGGGACACCGAAATCCGATGACGGTCAGCGTCTATGCGAAGTCCTCTTCGGTTGCCTTACGTAAGGTCGCTGCGTTTAGCTTAGGTGGTTTGCGATGAAGCTGGCGGAGGGTATTGAGGTGTTCGTAGCGCGCAAGCGCGATGCCGGGGTGATGTACAAACAGCCGGAAGCGATGTTGTGGCGCTTCCACCGACACGTAGGTGATGTTTACCTCAGCGAGATCACGACCCATAACGTGGCAACTTATCTTGAAGCAAACCGCAAGGAGCCGTACATCTGGCAGGTCAAGTACCAGCTCTTGCGCCGCCTGTTCG
It encodes:
- a CDS encoding tyrosine-type recombinase/integrase codes for the protein MSYNYPFRQRAHRERHLAAPFLEERNEYLNHLLQRGTSVPRVQSISRTLLSVIHFLRLDTDSAVTVHAIDDATKQWKESIEKSAKRKVSSVSFDDFRRAAINWMQYRNLLIETPKPSTPYGDLLPNYIFHIKVTRGMTAGSVKNYYHRVLWFLRWAEARREVFADITLQDVEQYIAEDCVPKVKLRTVVSCCGALRTFFRYAEREGLTANRIATGIIVPSVPRYDPNPRGPRWREVRMMISAASGEKSTDLRARAILLLLSVYGLRSSEVTRLSVDDIDWFDESILIRRAKHGGSQRFPLQYEVGDAILRYLRQGRPACECRSLFVTVHTPFRAIPVGALLTMVRRRAAALGIKSPQPGPRGLRHSCATQLLHKGHSLAEISDFLGHRNPMTVSVYAKSSSVALRKVAAFSLGGLR